The Candidatus Bathyarchaeota archaeon DNA segment CAAAATCAGCGTCGCGTAACTCATCAATTTTCTTTAGGGCCATACTTCCGTTATCATAAACCGTAGTCACAAAATATTTGGAGGCGTAACTAACTATTTCGCCAATATCGTCGCGAAGTAGGGGATTTCCACCGGAAAAAACTACTTCAATAACTCCGAGTTCTCTTAGGATATCTAATCCCGCCTTAACTTCTTCAGTTGTTATTTCTGGTTCGGTATCATGTTCTTCTTGCCATACAGTGCATCCCCTACATCTGTAATTACATCTTCGAGTCAGCATCCACTGAACGTGATGGGGGCTATTGAGTGATAGTGAGCGTTTAAGTAAATCAACAGCTTTTTCTAATGAAAATCCCATTATCTCACCTTCAGTCTTTGTGAGTTTTTTGAATTCGGCAATTATAATGTTTTCGTTAAATAAAAGGGTGATAAGGAAAAATTTTAAAATTACAAATTGATTCCAACTAAAAGGTGCAAAGATGCTAATAGACGTTGTGATACTAACCAAGAACAGCGAAAAGGTTCTAGAGAAATGCCTAAATTCGATCTATAGGAATATTCCGGTCAATCGCCTTATAGTTGTGGATGGATACTCCACTGATAAGACAATTGATATACTAAGGAAGTTTCAGAGAAAGTATGGAAATGTAATTCTAATTCAAGAGGAGGGCACCCGTGGTAAAGCTCGCGAAAGGGGGATTAGAGAGGTAAAAACTGAATGGTTTCTTTTCGTTGACAGCGATGTTGTACTTTGTGACGGATGGTTCAAAAAAGCCGAGAAATACATAAAAAAGAAAAATGTCGCAGCAGTTTGGGGGATAGAAATTTGGTACGGAATGAAAAATTCAAAGGTGCTTAAGCTCTTTCTATGGCTTACAAGAAAGATTTTTGAGATTAGAGGAGGAACTCATGATACGCTAATAAGGCTTGAAGC contains these protein-coding regions:
- a CDS encoding radical SAM protein encodes the protein MGFSLEKAVDLLKRSLSLNSPHHVQWMLTRRCNYRCRGCTVWQEEHDTEPEITTEEVKAGLDILRELGVIEVVFSGGNPLLRDDIGEIVSYASKYFVTTVYDNGSMALKKIDELRDADF
- a CDS encoding glycosyltransferase family 2 protein, whose protein sequence is MLIDVVILTKNSEKVLEKCLNSIYRNIPVNRLIVVDGYSTDKTIDILRKFQRKYGNVILIQEEGTRGKARERGIREVKTEWFLFVDSDVVLCDGWFKKAEKYIKKKNVAAVWGIEIWYGMKNSKVLKLFLWLTRKIFEIRGGTHDTLIRLEAVKDIKIPEDLHVFEDAYIKEWIAKKGYKIIACYDPYCIHYRSDSVWTLKGSLKIVSDHLRNGSLRLVLKLLPPYSFYAIYTLYRNLANKFKPNQLVGQSTNGHFLA